TTCGCCATTCACGGAGGGCAAGCCCAACGGCTTCAAGAGCTTCCGAAGCCATATCTGGGAGGACACCGACCCATATCGCACCGGCATGCTGCCCTTCGTTTTCGAGGACGGGTTCGGATACGAAAGCTACTGCGACTATGCCCTCGACGTGCCGATGTATTTCGTCTTCCGCGACGGCAAGTACATCGACGCGGCCGGAATGAGCTTCCGCGATTTCCTGGACGGTCAGCTTCCTGCGCTGCCCGGGAACTTCCGACGATGGCCGACTGGACGGACCATCTCTCCACCGCTTTCCCCGAAGTGCGCCTGAAGAGCTTCCTTGAGATGCGCGGCGCGGACGGCGGCCGGTGGGGCCGGATCTGCGCCCTCCCCGCTTTGTGGGTTGGATTGCTTTACGACGACGTCGCTCTCGACGCGGCGTGGGATCTCGCCAAGGGCTGGTCGATTGAAGAGCGGGAGGCGATGCGCCACTCCGTTCCGCGCGACGCGCTTGACGCCTCTGCGCCCGGTGGACGCACTGTTGGGCAGCTCTCGGCTGAAGTGCTGGAAATCGCAGCGTCCGGCCTTAGCCGCCGCGCGCGCTTCAATAGCAGCGGCGACAATGAAGGCGGGTTTCTCGATCCGCTTCGCGACGTCGTCGCGACCCGCCAGACGTTCGCGGACCGGCTACTCGAGCGTTATCACGGCGAGTGGAACCGCGACGTCAGCCACGTCTACGCCGAATATAGCTTCTGAAAAGGAACAGGATGGATCAGCGCCGCGCCCTATACCCCCGATTGTACCGTTCGAGACCGGAATGCTCCACGTCGGCGACGGCCATTCAATCTACTGGGAGCGGTGCGGGACGAAGGGCGGCAAGCCGGCGGTGTTCCTCCATGGCGGACCCGGCTCCGGCTGCAGCCCGAAGCAGCGCCAGCAGTTCGATCCGGAATTGTATGATGTCCTTTTGTTCGACCAGCGTGGCTGCGGCCGTTCCACGCCCTACGCGTGCCTCGACAACAACACGACGTGGGACCTCGTCGCCGACATCGAGAAACTCCGCGAAATGTGCGGCCACGAGAAGTGGCTGGTGTTCGGCGGAAGCTGGGGCTCGACCTTGTCTCTGGCTTACGCCCAGACCCATCCGGAGCGAGTCGCCGAGTTGGTACTTCGCGGAATCTTCCTGTGCCGTCAGAATGAGATGGACTGGCTCTACAAATATGGTGCGAGCGAGCTTTACCCGGAAGAGTGGGAGAAATTCGTCCGTCATATCCCGGAAGAGGAGCGCGGCGACATTGTCGAGGCCTACCGCAAGCGCCTGACGAGCGACGATCCCGCAGTGCAGCTTGCTGCCGCCAAGGCGTGGAGCCGTTGGGAAGGCATGACCGTCACTTTGCTACCCGACCAGGAGATGCTCGAAGAATTCACCGAGGATACGCACGCAGTCCCAGTTGCGCGGATCGAAAACCATTATTTCGTCAATCGCTGCTGGCTCGATGAAGGTCAGTTGCTGACCAATGCGCACAGGCTGGAGGGCATTCCGGGAATCATCATTCAGGGGCGGCACGATTGCTGCACGCCGCCGAGCGCGGCGTGGGACCTCAAGAAGGCTTGGCCGGAAGTCGAGCTGCAGATCGTCCCAGACGGCGGCCACCTTTTCACCGAGCCGGGGATCACCGACGGACTCGTCCGCGCCAGTGACCGCTTCGCCGGCAAAGCCGCTTAATATTTGGGGAGCGTCTGGTTCGCCTCGCCCCAACCGGCAAGCGCCTTCGACTGCGCGCGTTCCAGCAGCGTTTCAGCGTCGCAAATTGTGAAGGCATTGGCGCTGGCGAAGCTGTCGAGTTCTTCCCAAGTCACCGGGACGGCGACCGGAGCACCTTCGCGCGCTCTTGCCGAATAGGGCATGACGGCGGTCGCGCCGCGCTGGTTGCGAAGCCAGTCGAGAAAGATGCGGCCCTTGCGCTGCGCTTTGCGAATATTGGCTGTGAAAACCTCGGGTTCGGCTTCGGCGAGTGCGCGGGTGAATCGTTCGGCGAAGCTTTTAACCGCCGGCCAGTCTGCCTTCGGTTTCAAGGGCGCTATGACGTGGATGCCCTTGCCGCCCGACAGCATTGGGAAGGTCTGTAGGCCCAAATCCGCCAGCAGGGCGCGCAAGCGCACGGCGGCCGACTTCACGGCGTCGAAGTCGAGACCGATATCGGGATCGAGGTCAAACACCAACCGGTCCGGCTTCTCCAGCGGCTTTATCCTGCTCCCCCAACCGTGAAACTCGATGGTTCCCATCTGGACGCAGGACAGCAGCCCCTTGGCGTCGCGAATGTACAGATAATCCTCGACCGATCCGTCGCTTTCCTCGATCGGGACGTGGCGGACGTGATCGCCCATCCCTCCACTGTCATGCTTCTGGAAGAAGCACTGCTTCCCGCGGCCCTGCGGGCAGCGGATCAGGGTCATCGGCCGATCCTTGAGTGTGACCAGCATCAGCGGGGCAACAGCTGCGTAATAATCGGCGAGTTCACCCTTGGTGAGGTCATCTTCGGGGAAGATCACGCGGTCGGGATTGCTAATCGCGACGCCGAGATCCGCTGCCTTGGGCAGCGCACCTTTCCGCTTCGGCTTGGCGACGTGTTCCGGGGTCTCGCGAACCACTTCCGAAGCCTTCTTGTCATCGCGCAGGGCGATGAAGCTGGGGTGGCGTAATACGCCATCCTCGGTGAATTCGGTAAAAGCGATTTCGGCCACAAGCTCCGGCGTGATCCAGTGCGACCCGCGAAGCGCGGCCCGCGGCACGTCGAGCGGCGGCTCGTCGATTGCAAGCGGCGTCATGCGCTGTGACATGTCGTCGATCATTGCCGTGTCGAAACCGGTCCCGACTTTCCCGGCATAGGTCAGCTTGCGTCCGTCACGGACCGCAAGGTGAAGTGATCGGAAGCCGCGTCGCTTGTCACTCGCCTGCCAGCCTACGATGACGAATTCCTGGCGCTGGATGCACTTCACCTTGAGCCAGGACTTGGCGCGTTCGCTGCGATAGGGCGCGGAGGCTTTCTTAGCGATGATCCCCTCGCCGCCTTCCTTGCAGATGGCGTCGAACAGCGCCTCACCCTTGGCGATGACGTGGTCGCCGTAGATGATCGGCGGCTGGGCAGCCTTGAGAAGCGCCGCGAGCCGCTGCTTGCGTTCGAGATTGCTGAGCTTGGTAATGTCCTCGCCCCGATCGACGAGCAGGTCGAAAGCGTAGAACGCGAGGTCGACCTTGCCGCCCTTCAGGCTGGCTTGAAGCAGCTGGAAACTGGGCTTGCCTTTCTTGTCGAGCGCGACCGCTTCGCCGTCGATCAGGCATCCGCCCGGCAGCGATGATGCGGCCTTAACGATGGCGCGGAACTTGTCGGTCCAGTCCTTACCATTTCGCGTCCAAGCGGTCGCACTTCCGCCGCCAGTCGCAAGCAACAGGCGGTAGCCATCATATTTATATTCGAAGAGCCAATCGGATCCGGCGGGGACCGCATCGACAAGGGTAGCCAGTTGCGGTTTCTGGAACGCTGGCGGTGGCGTTTGCGCCTTGGCCTTTTGCCGACCGCCCTTGGCGCCGCCGCGATTGGAGCGCCAGACTTCGCCGCCGGCCGCGATCTCGGCCATCGACCGGCCAGTCGTCACACTCGTCACGCATTGTTCGACCAAAGCGTCGCCGTTGTCGGGATCGGCGAAGTCGTCGGTGACTTTCTTCAGCATCCAAGGCTCCGCCTTTTCGCCGGGCTTGGGCTTCAGGCGGAACATCACCCACTCACCATTCATTCGCTCCCCATCGAGCGAGAAATGCAGATGGCCTTCCTCGATCGTGCGCCGAGGGTCCTTGCCGGGTTCTGGCGTCCATCGGCCCTGGTCCCACAGCATCACGGTGCCCCCGCCATATTCGCCCTTAGGGATGGTACCTTCGAAGTTCGCATAGTCGAGAGGATGGTCCTCGGTCCGCATGGCGAGCCGATTTTGGCCGGGATCGAGGCTCGGCCCTTGGGCACCGCCCAGCTTTTGAGGACTCCATCTAGTTCCAGCCGGAAGTCCCAATGAAGACGGCTGGCATCATGCTTTTGCACGACGAAGCTGTCGCCCTTCCCCTTTTGCTTTCGACCCTTCGGTTCACCGGTCTTCTTGAAGTCGCGCTTGGCGTTGTACGTCGCGATGTCGAGTTTCGACTTGCCTGCCATCGCTTAGGCCCGCTTGCGTGCCGGAGTCGCCTTCTTGGGCGCCGTCTTTTTCGCGGCCGGCTTCTTGGCCGCGGATTTTTTTGCGCCGGCACCGCGGTCCCCGCTGTCGAGGCTCTTTTTCAAGGCCGCCATAAGATCGATGACGTTCGATCCCTTGGCCGGCTCGTCGCTTGATCGATCCTGTATGACTCGCTTGCCCTTCTTCTTGATCTTTTCCTTGATGAGGTCCTGAAGCGCCTCGATGTAGCGGTTCTCGAACTCCGACGCATCGAACTCACCGGTCTTCTTCGAAATCAGCGTCTCGGCCATGTCGAGCAGATCCTCGTCTGGCTTCGTGTCGCCAATTTCGCGGAAGTAGCTCGAAGCACGGTGAACCTCGTCGGCATAGCGCAGGGTTTCGAGCACCATCCCGCGGCCGCAAGGCTTCAGGCTGACGACATACTCCTGGCCGCGCATGGCCAGCTGTCCGACGCCGACCTTCTTCGTCCGGCGAAGCGCCTCGCGGACTACCACGAAAGCCTCTTCCGCGAGGTCGTCGGCCGGAACCACGTAATACGGCTTGTCGAAGTAGATCGGATCGATGTCGCCGATGTCGACGAACTGGGTCAGTTCCAGCGTTTTGCGGCTCTCCAGCTTGACCTTCTCGATCTCCTCAGGGTCCAGAAGTACATATTCGCCCTTTTCGACTTCATAGCCCTTGAGGATTTCGTCGCGGTCGACGGGGCCAATGCCGGGCACAACCTTCTCGTAGCGGACACGCTGACCAGACGGTTCATGGACCTGATGGAAGGCGATCGACTTTCCGGCCTTTGTCGCAGGAAAGATTTCGACTGGGATTGAGACCAGTGCGAGTTTGATATGACCGCGCCAGGTAGGGCGAGCCGGCATGACGTGCTCCCGCGAAATTGTGTCGGACCCGATTCAATCGCTTTGGGGCCCAAGTCGTTCCGAAAGTGCGCGCCTTATCGCGCAGGCCATTGACTAAGCGGCTGATTATCAATTTATCTTCGTATCCGAGGGCACAACGCGCAAAATTCGCTGCGAGTGATTGCTCGATTCAGGGGGATAGACGATGATTGTTACCGCGTTGATGCTGCAGATCATGATTGGGAACAGCGGCCCGCTCAAGCCGCCCCGGGATGCGGGCATCCGCATTTTGTCCAATCAATCGATGACGGACTTGCAGGCTTGTGCCATCCGGCAGATGGCGCGCGACGGAACTGTCGTCCTCGTGCCGCAGCCCAACGGCGTCGCGATCGACTACACTCGCCCCAATGGGCTCGGTAATGCGCAGGCCGCGCGGTATTCGCTGCACCTGAAGGACAACGGTAGTCAGCGCGAGATGACGGTCTTCTATCGCCACCCCTTCTCCCGCAAGGCTGCGTGGCAACATACAAAATTAATTGGCAAGCGCTGCTTCCCGAACGAGCTGAACGGGACAACGGCCAGCGCCACGCCTGAGCCGAAGAAGCGCAAGAAGTTCCTGATCTTCTAAGGTTGACCGGCCGCGAAGTTGCTGCCAGTCAGCCGCGCGTTCGGACGAGCGGGTGTAGCTCAATGGTAGAGCAGAAGCCTTCCAAGCTTACGACGAGGGTTCGATTCCCTTCACCCGCTCCAACGCCGACCTGCCGGGGCATGTCCAAGCGTTTCAGCGCGCCGAGCCTTAGCGAGGCGGCGGCAGCATAGCCAGTCCGAGGGGACTGGCTTACGGGTGGGGCGCCGTAGCGCAGCGACGGGCGCCAATATCGTGACCTGCCGAGTGCAGGTTCGAGATTGGAGCGCACGAGACGACACCGCTGTGGCGACAGCGCGATGACTGCCAGAGTGCGATGACGGTCGACACTTCCAGTCTTGCCGCACACACCTGCGAAGCCTAGTGCAGTCGGGCGACCTCTATATTCCCCTGGCATCACTTTCTCTCGCGCGGCGCGAACCGCCGGTTGACACCGGAACTCGCGCTCGCCATTGGGCGCCCCTGCTCGCCATGCTCGACCATCTTCGGATGGTCCACGCGTGACAAGACCTGGACAGGTGGCCGAGTGGTTAAAGGCAGCAGACTGTAAATCTGCCCGCGCAAGCGTACGCTGGTTCGAATCCAGCCCTGTCCACCACTCCTTTTCGTCAAACGTCGTCCAGCCCGGATTTTCGTCCGAGCTGGATTCTTGTGCGGTTGACGTAGGGGAAATCTTAACCGTCTTTTCTATCGCCTTTGCGCATAGCCGGCGATTGGCCTAATAGCCGGACGTTCAATTTCGGGTAAGCGTAATCCAGGCAGGTGGGGACATTCGCGTGACAAGTCTGTCCGGTCCCAAGACCGATTCCTCTCTTGAAGCCAAGCTTGCGAGGCTCAGCCCCGGCCAGCTGGACTGCCTGTTGCTTGTCGACCAGCATTTGTCATCCAAAGAAATTGCCGCCGAGCTCGGCATTTCGCCGCACACGGTCGACCAGCGCATTCGCCAGGCGCTTCAGATTCTGGAGGTCGGACGCCGCCAGCATGCCGCACGGCTCGTCGCTGTCCATCGCGACCCATATCAGCGTTTGATACATCAATCGCCGCACATTGAGGGACGCGCCGTCCCCGGACATTTGGAGGGGGCGGTCGGTATTCAGATTCGGCACGCTGACCGTGCAGGGGAGGCCGAGGCCCGCGGCATCGAAACCGAGCAGATGCCGTTGGTTTCCGGTTCTCCCCTGCCTCTGCCGTTCGCAACGAGGAGCCAGCCAAGGAACGAGATGAGTACCAGCCTCAGGCTGGTCTGGATCATCCTCATCGCGATTGGAGCAACCTTCTCCGCCGGCATGTATCTCGCCGGACTGGAAAGCCTCGCGAGGATGCTCGGCCGCTAGAGGCGTTTCCCATCGAAGGTCCGCGGTGCTCGCTCCGGCTGCCAGCTAGTGGCCGGGCAAGGAGTAGTCATGCGCAAACAACATATAGAACATGCCGCTTTCGAGGTCGCGACCCAGGTTCGCGCCGTCGAAGACACGATCGACCGAGCTATCGCCGAGATCGCCGAACTCCAGTCGCGTATGATCAACATTCGCAGCGTTTCCGGAATCGGCGTTGCGACGGGCCAGCCCGCTTTCGAGCAGCTGGGAAGCGCAATCCAGGCCCTAATCGCCGCCCGCGGCGGGATCGCGAATTGTCATGGCGCGCTTGTCGACGCCAAGCAATTCATTCCTGGCCTGCGAACCGTCGGTTTCGGCGACGTCGGCGAATGTCCGCCGGCCGAGGCGAAAACCGCTCTCCGCGTCGTAGCGTAGCGGATAACGCCGGGCTTTCGCTTGTCGAGGCCCGGCGCGTTTACTAGCGCGAGTCGTGGCACCGAAATTCTTCCTTCTGGTCCTGATCCTGGTAGCAGGCTTCGCATTCTGGCGAGGCAGCCGGGACGAGCGCCTAGTCGCGGCCGTTTGCGTCCTCGGCGCAGCAGCAAGCTTCCTGCTTCTTCGCCCATTGAGCACGCGCTTCCAGTCTGTCGAAACCGGGATCATGCTAGTGGACCTGCTGGTCTTCGTCGGCTTTCTGTTTGTCGCGCTGCGCTCTCCGCGTTTTTGGCCGCTGTGGGTGGCCGGGCTTCAATTGACTACCACGCTCGGCCACATCCTGAAGGGTTTGAGCCCGGATCTTCTGCCGCAGGCTTATGGCGCTGCACTGCAATTCTGGAGCTACCCCATCCTGCTCATACTGGCAGTCGGCACATGGCGAAGCCACGCGCGCCGCAAGGTCAGGCCGTCTGAGGCGCCAACACTCGTCTAGGAACCGCGGGCGACGACTGGTATCGCGCCGTCGATGCCCAGCGATCCGGCCCACCAAGATCTTCTCGAGGCACTCGACGAGCCGGTGCTGATATTGTCGGGGCGGAAGCTCCGCTCCGCCAATGCTGCTGCGCGAAGGCTTTTAGGACGGAACATCGTCGGCCGCGACATCCGCCTCGTCATCCGTCATCCCCAAGTGCTCGAGCTTTTGCTGGCCGGGAAAAATGCAGACCTTGCTGCCGTCGGGATTGGCGGCGCGGAGCGCCCCTGGACGATCCAGATGCGCCCGGTGGATGGCGATTCGGCCTGCCTGGTACGATTTGTGGATCGCAGCGAATCGATCGCCGCAGAGCGGATGAGAGTCGATTTCGTGGCCAATGCCAGCCACGAGCTGCGGACTCCTCTGGCGACCATCTCTGGCTATGCGGAGACCCTGGCCGAGCCCGACGTGCCTCCTGAGCTCCGCCAGAAGTTCGCGGCGACGATCTCCGGTGAGGCAGCGAGGATGCAGCACATCATCGAAGATTTAATGAGCCTTTCGCGGATCGAGGCGAGCCGCTTCATTACCCCGGACGAGCGGTGCGAACTGGCGACGGTCGCCCGGCAGGGGGTGGATCAGATCGAGCCGCTCGCCGAGCGTAAGTCCTGCGACGTTCAGCTTGAGGTCGATGTATCTGCAAAAACGAGCGTGGCGGGAGACCATGTCCAGCTGCTTCAGGCCGTGGACAATTTGCTGTCCAACGCCATTCGCTACGGCGGGACGAAGGTCCTGCTGTCAGTAGGAGTGGAATTCGGCCGCCCGTATCTCAGGGTCAAGGACAATGGCCCGGGAATCCCCGCCGTTCACCTGCCGCGTATAACCGAGCGCTTCTATCGCGTGGACGAAGGCAGAAGCCGCGGCGGCGGCGGAACAGGTCTCGGCCTTGCGATCGTAAAGCATATCGTTGAGCGGCACCGCGGGACCCTCGACATCCGCTCTCGGCCCGGAGAGGGAACGACGGTAACGATTTCCTTGCCGCCGGCGTGATTGTCACGAAACTGCAATGCCACTGACGCAAAGGACCCAGGGGCCGGCAGGATCGGTCCAAAACGCAGTCCGGCATGGGCTTGGGGAGTTTCGACATGAAGAAGATTTTGGGTGTGCTGCCGCTGGTAGCGCTTGTCGCGGCATGCGGGAGTGGCGGAAGCGAAGGCGCCAAGGCTGGCGGGCAGATCAAGATCGTCGGCTCATCGACCGTTTATCCGTTCACGACCGCGGTTGCCGAGGAATTCCAACGCGCAAATCCGGGCAGCTCGGTGATCGTCGAATCGACCGGCACGGGCGCGGGCATCAAGCTTTTCTGCGCCGGCGTGGGCGAGCAGTTCCCGGACGGGGTGAACGCATCGCGGCCCATGAAGGCCAGCGAATACGCCGATTGCGAAAAAAACGGCGCCAAGAACGTCATTGAGATCCCTGTCGGAATAGACGGCCTCACGCTGATCCAGGCCAAGGGCCAGCCGGCGCTGAACCTGACGGTCGCGCAAATCTACAAGGCGCTTGCCGCCAAGCCGTTCGGCAAGGAGCAGACGGCGCAGACGTGGGCTGACATCGACCCGTCGCTGCCAGCGATAAAGATCCGGGTGCTTGGCCCGCCGCCGACTTCCGGCACGCGCGACAGCCTGGCAGAGCTGATCCTCGAGAAGGGTTGCGACAGCGACCCCGCGATGAAGGCGCTGAAGGAAAGCGACAAGGACGCGCACAAGGAAACCTGCACCAAGATCCGCGAAGACGGGGCTTATGTCGAGGCGGGCGAGAACGACAACCTGCTGGTGCAGAAGGTCTCCGCCGATCCGGGCGCGCTCGGGGTTCTGGGCTACAGCTTCCTCGAAGAGAATGTCGACAAGGTCGCCCCCGTCTCGATCGCTGGAGTCGCACCCACCGAGGAGACGATCAGCAACCTCAGCTATCCGGGTGCGCGCAAGCTTTACGTCTATTTCAAGGGCGAGCACATCGCCGTCAAGCCGGCCATCAAGGCGTTCATCGAAGCCTATTCAAAGGCTTGGGGCCCCGGCGGACTGCTTGTCAGCCGCGGCCTCGTTCCGCTTGGCGCCGCCGACCTGACCGCAGCAACGGCACAGGCTGGTGCGTTGAAGCCACTCGACAAAGCGACCCTCAAGTAAGTGACTCTTTCGATCGCCCTCATCGCGATCCTGTTGATCGCCGTCATGGCCGGCCTCTTCGCCTTCAATCGAGCGAAGGGGCTGCGCCTTGGCGGTGCGCGGCTTCACAGCCTGCCGGTCTATCACGCCATCCACGCCGCCATTTGGGCAGCTGCGCCGGCGCTGCTCTTCCTGATGATCTGGGCACCGGTCCAGAATGGACTGGTCGATCAGGCAGTCCTTGCCAGTCCGGCTGGCCAATCCCTTCCTGACTTCGAGATGCAGCGCGACGCGATCATCAGCGAGGCGCGCGAGATTGCGCTCGGCCTGCGCGAGGCCGGCTTCAATCCGGAGTCGACGACTTTGGCCCCGGTCTATGCCTCCGCGATGTCACGCTATGCCATGGCTGGAGGCGCCGCCGCCCTCGTTCTTGCGCTGGTCGGCGCATTCTTTGGCCTGCGCCGCCAGGGCGTACAGTTTCGAGCCCGTACTTCCGTTGAGAAGTGGGTCATGGGACTGCTTCTCGGTGCGTCGCTAATCGCGATCCTGACCACCCTTGGTATCGTGCTTTCGCTGCTTTTCGAGAGCCTGATGTTCTTCTCTAAGGTCAACGTCGGCGAGTTCCTGTTCGGAACGACCTGGAGTCCGCAGACTGCAATCCGGGCAGACCAGGCCGGATCGTCCGGCGCGTTCGGCTCGGTGCCGTTATTCTGGGGAACAATCTTCATCGGCGCGATCATCGCCATGATTGTCGCCATTCCGCTTGGGCTGATGAGCGCGATTTTCCTGACCCAATATGCGCCGCAAAAGCTGCGGGCCTGGCTCAAGCCGATGCTCGAAATCCTCGCCGGGGTGCCGACGGTGGTCTATGGGTATTTCGCGGCCCTGACCGTTGCTCCGATGATCCGCGATTTCGGGATATCGATCGGGGTCAGTTCGGCCAGCTCGGAAAGCGCTCTCGCTGCCGGTCTGGTCATGGGAATCATGATCATTCCGTTCGTCAGTTCAATGGCGGACGACAGCATTGCCGCGGTCCCACAGGCCATGCGCGACGGCAGTCTCGCGCTTGGCGCGACCAAATCGGAGACCATCCGCAAAGTGATCCTTCCGGCGGCGCTTCCGGGCGTCGTCGGAGGCGTGCTGCTTGCAGTCAGCCGAGCGATCGGCGAGACCATGATCGTCGTCATGGCCGCAGGCCTTGCCGCAAATCTCACGATTAATCCGTTCGAGAGCGTGACAACCGTGACCACGCAGATCGTCCAGTTGTTAACCGGAGATCAGGAATTCGACAGCGCCAAAACGCTTGCCGCTTTTGCGCTCGGCCTCCTGCTGTTCGTCATCACGCTGATCCTCAACCTCATCGCGCTTCGCGTCGTCCGCAAATACCGGGAAGCTTATGAATAGCGTATCGACAGTCTCACGCTGGACGGACGGGTCGATGGCCGACCGCGTTGCCAAGCGCTATTCCGCCGAACGGCGGTTCCGTGCCATCGGCTTTGCGGCGGTCGCGATTTCGGTCGCCTTCCTCGCCTTCCTGCTAATCACGATGCTCGCCAAGGGTGTTGGTGGGCTCGACATGGCGTTCCTGACTGGCACCGATTCCACGGAAGCGGCGCGCGCCGGCATCTGGGGTGCGCTCAAGGGCAGCCTTCTGACGATGCTCGTCACGATCGCTCTTGCCTTTCCGATCGGAGTGCTGGCCGCGCTTTATCTGGAAGAGTTCGCCCCAAGGAATCGCTGGACCGACATGATCGAGGTCTCGATCAACAACCTCGCCGCAGTTCCCTCGATCATTTTCGGCCTGCTCGGCTTGGCGGTGTTCCTCAACTTCATGCACTTGCCGCGTTCCGCGCCTCTGGTCGGCGGACTGACGCTTGCGTTGATGACCATGCCGGTCATCGTCATCGCCGGGCGTAACGCGGTAAAATCCGTTCCTCCCTCGATCCGCGACGCCGCGCTGGGTGTCGGCGCGTCGAAGATGCAGGTCGTCTTCCATCACGTCCTTCCGCTCGCCCTGCCGGGGATCCTCACGGGAACGATCATCGGCCTCGCCCGTGCGCTGGGAGAGACTGCCCCGTTGCTGATGATCGGCATGCGGGCGTTCATCGTCTCCCCGCCGAATGGAATCACCGATCCGTCAAGTGTTCTGCCGGTGCAGATCTTCTTGTGGTCGGACGAAGTCGACCGGGCCTTCGTCGAGAAGACCAGCGCGGCGATCATCGTGCTTCTGGTGTTCATGCTCGTGATGAACGGGCTGGCCATTTATCTTCGCAACAAATTTGAACGCCGCTGGTAGGCTCATGATCATGACCAAAGAAAAACAGCCGATCGTCACCAACTCGACTGTGCCATTCCCTTCGACCGCCATCTCAGCCGAGGCTGCCCAAGGCCGGGAAGAGGAAAGCGGTACCGATCGTGCATCGAATCTCGATCCGCCCTCCGTGGCGGAGGACAACCAGGCCGACGCCGGGCCCGGCCGCGCGCCCAAGATGACGGCGCGAGACGTGCACGTTTTCTATGGCGACAAGGAAGCCATCAAGGGCGTCGACATCGATATTCATGAGGATAAGGTCACGGCCTTCATCGGCCCGTCGGGCTGCGGCAAATCGACCTTCCTGCGTTGCCTTAATCGCATGAACGATACGATCGCGGGCGCGCGGGTGACCGGCGATATCAAGCTCGACGGCGAGGATATCCATTCGTCCGCAATGGACGTGGTCTTGCTCCGCGCGCGGGTGGGAATGGTCTTCCAGAAGCCCAACCCTTTTCCGAAATCGATCTATGAGAACGTCGCTTACGGTCCGCGCATCCACGGTCTTGCGAACGACAAGAGCGAGCTTGACGGGATCGTCGAGAATGCCTTGAGGCGCGCCGGCCTTTGGGACGAGGCCAAGGACCGACTTGCCGAGAGCGGGACAGCATTGTCGGGGGCCAACAACAGCGCCTCTGCATCGCCCGCGCCATTGCGGTCGATCCTGAAGTGATCCTGATGGACGAGCCCTGCTCGGCGCTCGACCCGATCGCGACCGCCAAGATCGAGGAGCTGATCCACGAGCTTCGTGGGCGTTACGCGATCGCGATCGTGACACACAACATGCAGCAGGCGGCGCGCGTTTCCCAGCGCACCGCCTTCTTCCACCTTGGCGAGCTGATCGAATACGGACGAACCAAGGACATATTCACGAATCCGCGCGAGCAACGCACTCAAGACTATATTACCGGCCGCTACGGCTGATCGGAGACGGAATCATGGCCACCAGCGGACATACGCTCAAAGCGTTCGACGAGGACCTAGACCGCCTTCGCGCGCTAATCAGCGAAATGGGCGGAATCGCGGAATACGCCATCCGCGAGTCGATGCGCTGTCTAGTCGAACGCGATCATGACGGCGCTCGCCGCATAATCGAAGACGACAAGAAGCTCGACGTCCTGGAAGTCGAGGCGGAGCGTCGTGCGGTCCAGCTGATCGCGCTGCGTGCGCCAATGGCCGGTGACCTTCG
The window above is part of the Sphingomonas sp. HDW15A genome. Proteins encoded here:
- the pstA gene encoding phosphate ABC transporter permease PstA, which produces MADRVAKRYSAERRFRAIGFAAVAISVAFLAFLLITMLAKGVGGLDMAFLTGTDSTEAARAGIWGALKGSLLTMLVTIALAFPIGVLAALYLEEFAPRNRWTDMIEVSINNLAAVPSIIFGLLGLAVFLNFMHLPRSAPLVGGLTLALMTMPVIVIAGRNAVKSVPPSIRDAALGVGASKMQVVFHHVLPLALPGILTGTIIGLARALGETAPLLMIGMRAFIVSPPNGITDPSSVLPVQIFLWSDEVDRAFVEKTSAAIIVLLVFMLVMNGLAIYLRNKFERRW